From the genome of Methylocystis echinoides:
ATTGCCGTGCCAGGCGACAACGTCCAGCGGTGAATGATCGAGATCGCAGTCGTAGAAGCGTCCGCCCCATTTCACCGTGAGGCGGCAGGGGTGGGCGTCATCCTCGAAGGCGGCCGTCGGCGTAAGGAAATCCCTCGGATTGGCCAGGCCGTTCGCGCCGATGACGCCGCGGTTCGGCAAAGTAAAGGGCGCGCCGTAGTTTTCACAATAATATCCACGTGCGGGGCTGTCGCGAAGTCGCGTCCTGAACTTCACCCCGCGCGGGATGACGCCGATTTCTCCCGGCGCGAGATCGATTGCGCCGAACTCGGTTTCGAAGAGGACCGCGCCCTGCTGGGGAAGGATGAGAAGTTCGCCGTCAGCGTCGTAGAAATACTGGTCGCCTTTCGATTCTGTAACGACAAAGACCCCTGCCGACATGCCGACGCGGGCGTCCGCGTCGCCGCAAGTCGTCATGGTCCTCACGCCATCGACAAAACAGAGCCTTTCCTCGGTCAGCGGAATCGCTCCCCATCTCAACGGCGCGAGAGGCCGTTCCGTCTCCGCCCGCGCGGGCGCGGTTTTCCACAAGGGCGCGTCCGCGAGAGAGAAGCGCCGCGCGTGCAGCACGGACGGGCGGATACGGTAAAGCCAGGACCTTTTGTTGGCGCCGGGGGGCGCGGTGAAAGCCGATCCCGAAAGCTGTTCGGCATAGAGGCCATAGGGACAGCGTTGCGGCGAGTTGCGTCCTTTGGGCAGCGCGCCCGGCAAGGCTTCGGTCTCG
Proteins encoded in this window:
- the hmgA gene encoding homogentisate 1,2-dioxygenase, with the translated sequence MTGYMSGFGNEFETEALPGALPKGRNSPQRCPYGLYAEQLSGSAFTAPPGANKRSWLYRIRPSVLHARRFSLADAPLWKTAPARAETERPLAPLRWGAIPLTEERLCFVDGVRTMTTCGDADARVGMSAGVFVVTESKGDQYFYDADGELLILPQQGAVLFETEFGAIDLAPGEIGVIPRGVKFRTRLRDSPARGYYCENYGAPFTLPNRGVIGANGLANPRDFLTPTAAFEDDAHPCRLTVKWGGRFYDCDLDHSPLDVVAWHGNYAPYKYDLRRFSPVGALLFDHPDPSIFCVLTSPSTQPGVGDIDFVIFPERWQVAEDTFRPPWFHLNVMSEFMGLIFGAYDAKPEGFAPGGVSLHNAMLPHGPDADAVAAATQAPSTPAKMENTLAFMFETRLPQHPTDYALTLDALDEDYAECWSALPKRFDGTPGGAS